From Streptomyces sp. NBC_01460, a single genomic window includes:
- a CDS encoding SDR family oxidoreductase — MDLGLADRTIVVTGGSSGVGLATVRALLDEGARVATCGRDAGRLAEAVAGLGAPGDRLLTGVCDVRDAGAVRGFVRRTAEEFGGVDGLVNNAGQSRMKGLDDSTAEDWRDELELKFAGVLNPLQAARPHLAASGAASVVNINAVLAKQPETRLITTSAARAGILNLSKSLSVELAGDGIRVNSVCLGLVDTGQWTRRHAAADSGLSYEDWQAGLAGDRGIALGRLGRAEEVAYAVVALLSPRASYITGTSIDVCGGVGRSIL; from the coding sequence ATGGATCTGGGCCTCGCCGACCGCACGATCGTGGTCACCGGCGGCAGCTCGGGCGTCGGCCTGGCCACGGTCCGCGCCCTGCTCGACGAGGGCGCCCGCGTCGCCACCTGCGGCCGTGACGCCGGCCGGCTCGCCGAGGCGGTCGCCGGTCTCGGCGCACCGGGCGACCGCCTGCTGACCGGCGTGTGCGACGTACGGGACGCCGGCGCCGTCCGCGGTTTCGTCCGCCGCACCGCCGAGGAGTTCGGCGGCGTCGACGGACTGGTCAACAACGCCGGACAGTCCCGGATGAAGGGACTCGACGACTCCACCGCCGAGGACTGGCGCGACGAACTGGAGCTGAAGTTCGCCGGGGTGCTCAACCCCCTCCAGGCCGCGCGCCCCCACCTCGCCGCCTCCGGAGCGGCGAGCGTCGTCAACATCAACGCGGTCCTCGCCAAACAGCCGGAGACCCGCCTGATCACCACGAGCGCCGCCCGCGCCGGCATCCTCAACCTCTCCAAGTCCCTCTCCGTCGAACTCGCCGGCGACGGGATCCGGGTCAACTCCGTCTGCCTCGGCCTCGTCGACACCGGCCAGTGGACCCGCCGTCACGCGGCCGCGGACTCCGGCCTCTCGTACGAGGACTGGCAGGCGGGACTGGCCGGGGACCGGGGCATCGCGCTCGGCCGCCTCGGCCGGGCCGAGGAGGTCGCGTACGCGGTCGTCGCCCTGCTCTCGCCCCGCGCCTCCTACATCACCGGCACCAGCATCGACGTCTGCGGCGGCGTCGGCCGCTCCATCCTCTGA
- a CDS encoding SDR family oxidoreductase: MADLPPAGRRTVVVTGAGRGLGLAMARRAGTDGFRVVLAELERERGEHAASELRAEGLDAHFVRCDVADPASVEALADAVRDLGPLYGLVNNAALANGVGGREFQDIDIEVWDRLMAVNARSPWLVSKALYPLLTGPGRIVNLASDAALYGSPRLAHYIASKGAVIALTRAMARELGGKGITVNAVAPGLTECEATETVPAERHDLYRMNRAITRPQQPDDLTGIVSFLLGEESRYLTGQVIAVNGGFTMN; encoded by the coding sequence GTGGCTGACCTGCCCCCGGCAGGCCGGCGCACCGTCGTCGTCACCGGAGCGGGCCGTGGCCTCGGACTGGCCATGGCCCGTCGGGCGGGCACCGACGGCTTCCGGGTCGTCCTCGCGGAACTGGAACGCGAGCGTGGCGAGCACGCCGCCTCCGAGCTGCGTGCGGAGGGCCTCGACGCCCACTTCGTACGCTGCGACGTCGCCGACCCCGCCTCCGTGGAGGCGCTCGCCGACGCCGTGCGCGATCTGGGCCCGCTGTACGGCCTCGTCAACAACGCGGCGCTCGCCAACGGTGTCGGCGGACGCGAGTTCCAGGACATCGACATCGAGGTGTGGGACCGGCTGATGGCGGTCAACGCCCGCAGCCCCTGGCTCGTGTCGAAGGCCCTGTACCCGCTCCTCACCGGGCCCGGCCGGATCGTCAACCTTGCCTCGGACGCCGCGCTGTACGGCTCGCCGCGTCTCGCGCACTACATCGCCTCCAAGGGCGCCGTCATCGCGCTGACCCGCGCGATGGCACGCGAACTCGGCGGGAAGGGGATCACCGTCAACGCGGTGGCCCCCGGCCTCACCGAGTGCGAGGCCACCGAGACCGTGCCCGCCGAGCGGCACGACCTCTACCGCATGAACCGGGCCATCACCCGGCCGCAGCAGCCCGACGACCTCACGGGGATCGTCTCCTTCCTGCTCGGCGAGGAGTCCCGCTATCTGACCGGACAGGTGATCGCCGTCAACGGCGGCTTCACCATGAACTGA